The following are from one region of the Sandaracinus amylolyticus genome:
- a CDS encoding DUF1552 domain-containing protein: MKRRTFLRGLGGAAVALPILSSVPSLFAQPSEPIKRLVIFFQPNGVNMSDFFPANDRGALTDASFVGRGVEPLASFRSKLLVPRGIHMSPRGFGLDGIAGCDHRKGMSCKLTAVGLSDDSRNYALGHSVDFEAARRINPGGVDPLVLQVGRRIDPASGGATDFVSYSAANTPYAGENNPWNVYRSLMGIIPGGEAEDRIVRRRQSVADLVREDLQTLRRMPMSSDDRTKIDAWLALVRDTETSMPGLCDAGTPGALGITGVDRYDGMSADQVGSDGEFREAGRMLMRLSVLSMVCDQNRVSTIQWSRGSGGPTFRWDGIDHEFTHHQLSHRTGRDDAAGADLPGIERMIGDIDRWYASRFAELLGWMDQFGEGDGTVLDHSAVMWINELSDGKAHHFNNLPIVIAGSAGGYLKQGEVVDCSRGGDYGAIEGAPHNALLTTLLNAVGAASEGFGDTSRGRTGEYSQIKA; this comes from the coding sequence GTGAAGCGACGCACCTTCCTCCGCGGCCTCGGCGGGGCTGCCGTGGCGCTGCCGATCCTGAGCTCGGTGCCGAGCCTCTTCGCGCAGCCGAGCGAGCCCATCAAGCGGCTCGTGATCTTCTTCCAGCCGAACGGCGTGAACATGAGCGACTTCTTCCCCGCGAACGATCGCGGGGCGCTCACCGACGCGTCGTTCGTCGGGCGCGGTGTCGAGCCGCTGGCGTCGTTCCGCTCGAAGCTGCTCGTTCCGCGGGGGATCCACATGTCGCCGCGAGGGTTCGGGCTCGACGGGATCGCGGGGTGCGATCACCGCAAGGGCATGAGCTGCAAGCTCACCGCGGTCGGGCTGAGCGACGACTCGCGCAATTACGCGCTCGGTCACTCGGTCGACTTCGAGGCAGCGCGGCGCATCAATCCGGGCGGTGTCGATCCGCTGGTGCTCCAAGTGGGACGACGCATCGATCCCGCGAGCGGCGGTGCGACGGACTTCGTCTCTTATTCAGCGGCGAATACCCCTTATGCAGGGGAGAACAACCCCTGGAACGTCTATCGATCGCTGATGGGGATCATCCCCGGAGGCGAGGCCGAGGATCGCATCGTGCGTCGCCGTCAGAGCGTCGCGGATCTCGTGCGCGAGGATCTGCAGACGCTGCGTCGGATGCCGATGTCGAGCGACGATCGGACGAAGATCGACGCGTGGCTCGCGCTGGTGCGCGACACCGAGACGTCGATGCCCGGGCTCTGCGACGCGGGCACGCCGGGCGCGCTCGGGATCACCGGCGTCGATCGCTACGACGGGATGAGCGCGGACCAGGTCGGCAGCGACGGAGAGTTCCGCGAGGCAGGGCGCATGTTGATGCGCCTGTCGGTGCTCTCGATGGTGTGCGATCAGAATCGCGTGTCGACGATCCAGTGGTCGCGCGGATCGGGTGGTCCGACGTTCCGGTGGGACGGGATCGACCACGAATTCACGCACCACCAGCTCTCGCACCGCACCGGTCGCGACGACGCGGCGGGCGCGGATCTTCCGGGCATCGAGCGGATGATCGGCGACATCGATCGCTGGTACGCGTCGCGCTTCGCCGAGCTGCTGGGTTGGATGGATCAGTTCGGAGAAGGCGACGGGACCGTGCTCGATCACAGCGCGGTGATGTGGATCAACGAGCTCTCCGACGGGAAGGCGCACCACTTCAACAACCTGCCGATCGTGATCGCGGGGTCGGCGGGCGGATATCTGAAGCAGGGCGAGGTCGTCGACTGCTCGCGCGGCGGTGACTACGGCGCGATCGAGGGCGCGCCGCACAACGCGCTGCTGACGACGCTGCTGAACGCCGTGGGCGCTGCGAGCGAGGGGTTCGGGGATACGAGTCGGGGGCGGACCGGGGAGTACTCGCAGATCAAGGCATGA
- a CDS encoding DUF1592 domain-containing protein: MRARATLAVLALAAVLGGGCTGTLADNPSGPLGGPRTRGPSSCDDLPETSRIPRLTHDQYDNSVADLLRAPDLAPSEMLPPDTTGPIDARLWDGYRVAAETVATEIAARPGALAALLPCTPSGDGAACAHDFVVAFGRRAFRRPLSTDEIARFDELFRLRADLTETGTFEEGVQLLVEAFLQSPSFLLRAERSTDRDGARIALEDHDVATRLSYMLWSSMPDDVLLDAADAGRLSSTDDIRAQAERMLQDPRAHRMVESFHRRWLGMEGSHAARWSEIVRDPARYPGFREDMVPLFRDETLRFVEHVVFEREGGFGTLITEPTAFVNADLAPLYGLDPSGYGEALEPVTLDAAERAGIFTRLGFLASHAMYDRTSPILRGAYLQEEVLCLELGSPPPGAEMTPLPAPSPDLVTTRERVTQQTSSEACASCHHQFINPVGFAFEHFDALGAYRDLDNGEAVDSTGTAMLGGREETSFGGAADLSTAIANSPTAQRCYARHWVEYAYARQVASDRCTIEQLGTRLGEDGYSILDLLVDLTQTDAFRNRAVGTETTP; encoded by the coding sequence ATGAGAGCCAGAGCCACGCTCGCGGTGCTCGCGCTCGCGGCCGTGCTCGGCGGAGGCTGCACCGGCACGCTCGCCGACAACCCGAGCGGTCCGCTGGGCGGCCCACGCACGCGGGGACCCTCGAGCTGCGACGATCTCCCCGAGACCAGCCGCATCCCGCGGCTCACGCACGACCAGTACGACAACTCGGTCGCCGACCTGCTGCGCGCACCGGACCTCGCACCGTCCGAGATGCTGCCGCCCGACACCACCGGCCCGATCGATGCGCGTCTGTGGGACGGCTATCGCGTCGCCGCGGAGACCGTCGCGACCGAGATCGCGGCGCGTCCCGGCGCGCTCGCGGCGCTCCTGCCGTGCACGCCGAGCGGCGACGGCGCGGCGTGCGCGCACGACTTCGTCGTCGCGTTCGGTCGTCGCGCGTTCCGCCGTCCGCTCTCGACCGACGAGATCGCGCGCTTCGACGAGCTCTTCCGACTGCGCGCCGATCTCACCGAGACCGGCACGTTCGAAGAGGGCGTGCAGCTCCTCGTCGAGGCGTTCCTGCAGTCGCCGAGCTTCCTGCTGCGCGCGGAGCGCAGCACCGATCGCGACGGCGCGCGCATCGCGCTCGAGGATCACGACGTCGCGACGCGCCTCTCGTACATGCTGTGGAGCAGCATGCCCGACGACGTGCTGCTCGACGCGGCGGACGCGGGGCGGCTCTCGAGCACCGACGACATCCGCGCGCAGGCCGAGCGCATGCTCCAGGACCCGCGCGCGCACCGCATGGTCGAGTCGTTCCATCGCCGCTGGCTCGGCATGGAGGGCAGCCACGCCGCGCGATGGAGCGAGATCGTGCGCGATCCCGCGCGCTATCCCGGGTTCCGCGAGGACATGGTGCCGCTCTTCCGCGACGAGACGCTGCGCTTCGTCGAGCACGTCGTGTTCGAGCGCGAGGGCGGCTTCGGCACGCTGATCACCGAGCCCACCGCGTTCGTGAACGCCGATCTCGCGCCGCTCTACGGGCTCGATCCCTCGGGCTACGGCGAGGCGCTCGAGCCGGTGACGCTCGATGCGGCGGAGCGCGCGGGCATCTTCACCCGCCTCGGGTTCCTCGCGTCGCACGCGATGTACGACCGCACGTCGCCGATCCTGCGCGGCGCATACCTGCAGGAAGAAGTGCTCTGCCTCGAGCTCGGCTCGCCGCCGCCCGGCGCGGAGATGACGCCGCTGCCCGCGCCGAGCCCCGATCTCGTCACGACGAGAGAGCGCGTCACACAACAGACCTCGTCCGAGGCGTGCGCGAGCTGTCATCACCAGTTCATCAATCCGGTGGGGTTCGCGTTCGAGCACTTCGATGCGCTGGGTGCGTATCGCGATCTCGACAACGGCGAAGCGGTCGACTCGACCGGCACTGCGATGCTCGGTGGGCGCGAAGAGACGTCGTTCGGTGGCGCAGCCGATCTCTCGACGGCGATCGCGAATTCGCCGACCGCGCAGCGCTGTTATGCGCGCCACTGGGTCGAGTACGCGTATGCGCGCCAGGTCGCGAGCGACCGCTGCACCATCGAGCAGCTCGGCACGCGCCTCGGCGAAGACGGATATTCGATCCTCGATCTGCTCGTGGACCTCACGCAGACCGACGCGTTCCGCAATCGCGCGGTCGGTACGGAGACGACGCCGTGA
- a CDS encoding cation:proton antiporter, whose translation MSIELTAAVAIVGALLVLVALGAAALRDRPVTVAIFYLGLGVALGPLGLRAMAPRIDDPWLLRLTEVAVLASLFASGLKVRAPWRAPGLRAAVMLAGPGLVVTAAVVAIGAHLALGLAWDEALLLGAVMAPTDPVLASEVALRSPRDENALRAALTVEAGLNDGTAFPLVALGVLAVTSAAPIDATTLSTWALERVVWAVPAGLVIGTAIGWTIGRVAFVARARAGRTEGIDELLAIGVVALSYVAAETMRGWGFLAVFATGVALRRAEMRVVARAGLPGEHVTPRLELDEGAPADALMQPAVSDEARRHPTVAAATVLHDTSRLAGTLERVGEIAVVVCAGAMLARSFDPAGFVLSTVLFLVARPIGALVTLAPSPFDAREKAIAGWLGIRGAGTLYYVAWAASEGALEGPAARLADLAITCVATSIVLHGVTATPLVRWIDRERASQPARRRDAVTT comes from the coding sequence TTGTCGATCGAGCTCACGGCGGCCGTCGCGATCGTCGGCGCGCTCCTGGTGTTGGTCGCGCTCGGCGCCGCGGCGCTGCGCGATCGCCCGGTCACCGTCGCGATCTTCTATCTCGGCCTCGGTGTGGCGCTCGGCCCGCTCGGCCTGCGTGCGATGGCGCCACGCATCGATGATCCGTGGCTCCTGCGCCTCACCGAGGTCGCGGTGCTCGCATCGCTCTTCGCGAGCGGGCTCAAGGTGCGCGCGCCGTGGCGGGCGCCTGGGCTGCGTGCGGCGGTGATGCTCGCGGGGCCCGGTCTCGTCGTCACTGCCGCGGTCGTCGCGATCGGCGCGCACCTCGCGCTCGGGCTCGCGTGGGACGAGGCGCTGCTGCTCGGCGCGGTGATGGCGCCGACCGATCCCGTGCTCGCGAGCGAGGTCGCGCTGCGCTCGCCGCGCGACGAGAACGCGCTGCGCGCCGCGCTCACCGTCGAGGCCGGGCTCAACGACGGGACCGCGTTCCCGTTGGTCGCGCTCGGTGTGCTCGCGGTGACGAGCGCAGCCCCGATCGATGCGACGACGCTCTCGACGTGGGCGCTCGAGCGCGTCGTCTGGGCCGTGCCCGCGGGGCTCGTGATCGGCACCGCGATCGGCTGGACGATCGGCCGCGTCGCGTTCGTCGCGCGTGCGCGCGCCGGTCGCACCGAGGGCATCGACGAGCTGCTCGCGATCGGTGTGGTCGCGCTCTCGTACGTCGCTGCGGAGACGATGCGCGGGTGGGGCTTCCTCGCGGTGTTCGCGACCGGCGTCGCGCTGCGTCGCGCGGAGATGCGCGTGGTCGCACGCGCCGGGCTCCCCGGCGAGCACGTCACGCCCCGGCTCGAGCTCGACGAGGGCGCGCCCGCCGACGCGCTGATGCAGCCCGCGGTGAGCGACGAAGCGCGCCGTCATCCCACGGTTGCAGCTGCAACCGTGCTCCACGACACGAGCCGCCTCGCGGGCACGCTCGAGCGCGTCGGCGAGATCGCCGTCGTCGTGTGCGCCGGCGCGATGCTCGCGCGCTCGTTCGATCCCGCGGGCTTCGTGCTCTCGACGGTGCTCTTCCTCGTGGCGCGACCGATCGGTGCGCTCGTCACGCTCGCGCCGAGCCCGTTCGACGCGCGCGAGAAGGCCATCGCGGGATGGCTCGGGATCCGCGGCGCGGGAACGCTCTACTACGTCGCGTGGGCCGCGAGCGAGGGTGCGCTCGAGGGACCGGCCGCGCGCCTCGCGGACCTCGCGATCACCTGCGTCGCGACCAGCATCGTGCTCCACGGCGTGACCGCGACGCCGCTCGTGCGCTGGATCGATCGCGAGCGCGCGAGCCAGCCCGCGCGTCGTCGCGACGCGGTCACGACCTGA
- a CDS encoding penicillin acylase family protein, giving the protein MRRVAVCVSLFASFVMGCSCEDDPAPVDAGSDAGPQTILHSVPETERFTIPCLSEEAQIVRTEMNVPHIYAASREDAFCALGFVMARDRFFQMDLTRRLSQGRLSELLGDAALATDIEERMKGGAFVTDLQTNALTDDEAREVDAFAAGINAYVAAASNGDVPLPSEVRLGAALLGAGTRPWSLLHEWDRRDVIACGVTVLYSTSFETGDVGRDRDHARVDTLFEGMPDRALRLAGVRQDVMERYAPPRDTSSASGWGLETASKSARVTRRRGRARHHASVETAVMDRLTEHLERIVARMPRTPGEGYGSNVWAVAGSSTPDGRSLLSGDGHLQLSVPALFWQVGIDTAFLSEGADDTRLLGATIPGLPTIGVGTNGHVAWSQTAYFADVTDWYREEIVLGEDGLPRGARFQGEERALARVDEEYEIADVPALDSVGRTETIARFTTFDGRWITSIEGETVEDGAERPASAVNMMGEWIVPGDVDGDGVVSAVSFDYGPFDGGVLLRAFRLFGLAENVEDYRQAMRHFIGYGGSMMASDTAGDVLYSAYHAVPCRSYLPRDGTTNRWIEGADPRRLIDGTQYGGWSIPLTAEGRVDEAAAATDPDGCAVPFDEWPQALSPARGYVQHANNDPGAIATDGDLFDDPHYIGGPWIEGYRASRIAQRLEQAIAAERATIAEMQDIQGDHRSNLGEEWVPLFLEELERARTTAAGTPAEGTSDARVAAMWRAEQAAFEDVEGRLRAWRDADYPTPSGVETFYSTPAAEDRAHAIATTIFGTWFPRFVRGTLDDEGIPGGLSPAVTGDTYRMQTMLLLVRGRGPGNPESLGSYEPTREESVFFDDVATTETETSHEIVVRALRDALVFLRSEPSAPGEGGFGSDDPDDWIWGLRHGVRFESLLADFLGDDPMFSVFVDNFSITPERIDLADGIGEGDPRAGLTFFPRPGDQFDVDAANPGLSGERFTHGSGPVFRMVIALGGEQGVEGWNVIPGGQSGITQSEHFDDQVRLWLGNETIPMRWHVEDVVEGGVGREVLVPMQ; this is encoded by the coding sequence ATGCGTCGTGTGGCTGTGTGCGTCTCGCTGTTCGCGTCCTTCGTGATGGGTTGCTCGTGCGAGGACGATCCAGCGCCCGTCGATGCGGGCAGCGATGCGGGGCCGCAGACGATCCTGCACTCGGTGCCCGAGACCGAGCGCTTCACGATCCCGTGTCTCTCCGAGGAAGCGCAGATCGTCCGCACCGAGATGAACGTCCCGCACATCTACGCGGCGTCGCGCGAGGACGCGTTCTGCGCGCTCGGGTTCGTGATGGCGCGCGATCGCTTCTTCCAGATGGACCTCACGCGGCGCTTGTCGCAGGGGCGCCTCTCCGAGCTGCTCGGGGACGCCGCGCTCGCGACCGACATCGAAGAGCGCATGAAGGGCGGCGCGTTCGTCACCGATCTGCAGACGAACGCGCTCACCGACGACGAGGCGCGCGAGGTCGACGCATTCGCCGCGGGCATCAACGCGTACGTCGCGGCGGCGAGCAACGGCGATGTGCCGCTGCCCTCGGAGGTCCGCCTCGGCGCGGCGCTGCTCGGCGCGGGCACGCGGCCGTGGTCGCTGCTGCACGAGTGGGATCGGCGCGACGTGATCGCGTGCGGCGTGACGGTGCTCTACTCGACGAGCTTCGAGACCGGCGACGTGGGGCGCGATCGTGATCACGCGCGGGTCGACACGCTCTTCGAGGGCATGCCCGATCGCGCGCTGCGCCTCGCGGGCGTTCGGCAGGACGTGATGGAGCGCTACGCGCCGCCGCGCGACACGTCGTCGGCGTCGGGATGGGGCCTCGAGACGGCGTCGAAGAGCGCGCGCGTGACGCGACGTCGTGGTCGCGCGCGTCACCACGCGAGCGTCGAGACCGCGGTGATGGATCGATTGACGGAGCACCTCGAGCGCATCGTCGCGCGCATGCCGCGCACGCCGGGCGAGGGCTACGGCTCGAACGTGTGGGCGGTCGCGGGCAGCTCGACGCCCGATGGTCGCTCGCTGCTCTCGGGCGACGGACACCTGCAGCTCAGCGTGCCTGCGCTCTTCTGGCAGGTCGGGATCGACACCGCGTTCCTCTCGGAGGGCGCGGACGACACGCGCCTGCTCGGCGCGACGATCCCGGGCCTGCCGACGATCGGCGTGGGCACGAACGGGCACGTCGCGTGGAGCCAGACCGCGTACTTCGCGGACGTGACGGACTGGTACCGCGAGGAGATCGTGCTCGGCGAGGACGGGCTGCCGCGCGGTGCGCGCTTCCAGGGCGAGGAGCGCGCGCTCGCGCGCGTCGACGAGGAGTACGAGATCGCCGACGTGCCCGCGCTCGACAGCGTGGGTCGCACCGAAACGATCGCGCGCTTCACGACGTTCGACGGACGGTGGATCACGTCGATCGAGGGCGAGACGGTCGAGGACGGAGCGGAGCGCCCCGCGAGCGCGGTGAACATGATGGGCGAGTGGATCGTGCCCGGCGACGTCGACGGCGACGGCGTCGTGAGCGCGGTCAGCTTCGACTACGGGCCCTTCGACGGAGGCGTGCTGCTGCGCGCGTTCCGGCTCTTCGGGCTCGCGGAGAACGTCGAGGACTATCGCCAGGCGATGCGCCACTTCATCGGCTACGGCGGATCGATGATGGCGTCGGACACGGCGGGCGACGTGCTCTACAGCGCGTACCACGCGGTGCCGTGTCGCTCGTACCTGCCGCGCGATGGCACCACGAACCGGTGGATCGAGGGCGCCGATCCGCGGCGGCTGATCGACGGCACGCAGTACGGCGGCTGGTCGATCCCGCTCACCGCGGAGGGTCGCGTCGACGAGGCCGCGGCGGCGACGGATCCCGATGGGTGCGCGGTGCCCTTCGACGAGTGGCCCCAGGCGCTCTCGCCCGCGCGCGGCTACGTGCAGCACGCGAACAACGATCCCGGCGCGATCGCGACCGACGGAGACCTCTTCGACGATCCGCACTACATCGGTGGGCCGTGGATCGAGGGCTATCGCGCGTCGCGCATCGCGCAGCGGCTCGAGCAGGCGATCGCGGCGGAGCGCGCGACGATCGCGGAGATGCAGGACATCCAGGGCGATCACCGCTCGAACCTCGGCGAGGAGTGGGTGCCGCTCTTCCTCGAGGAGCTCGAGCGCGCGCGCACGACCGCAGCGGGCACGCCGGCCGAGGGGACGAGCGATGCGCGCGTCGCGGCGATGTGGCGCGCCGAGCAGGCAGCGTTCGAGGACGTCGAAGGACGACTGCGCGCGTGGCGCGACGCGGACTATCCGACTCCCTCGGGCGTCGAGACGTTCTACTCGACGCCTGCCGCGGAGGATCGCGCGCACGCGATCGCGACGACGATCTTCGGCACGTGGTTCCCGCGCTTCGTGCGCGGGACGCTCGACGACGAGGGCATCCCCGGCGGGCTCTCGCCCGCGGTGACCGGCGACACCTACCGCATGCAGACGATGTTGCTGCTCGTGCGCGGCCGCGGGCCGGGCAATCCCGAGTCGCTCGGCAGCTACGAGCCGACGCGCGAGGAGTCGGTGTTCTTCGACGACGTGGCGACGACCGAGACCGAGACGAGCCACGAGATCGTGGTCCGAGCGCTGCGCGACGCGCTCGTGTTCCTGCGCAGCGAGCCGAGCGCGCCGGGCGAGGGTGGGTTCGGATCGGACGATCCGGACGATTGGATCTGGGGGCTGCGCCACGGCGTGCGCTTCGAGTCGCTGCTCGCCGACTTCCTCGGCGACGATCCGATGTTCTCGGTCTTCGTCGACAACTTCTCGATCACGCCCGAGCGCATCGATCTCGCGGACGGGATCGGCGAGGGCGATCCGCGCGCGGGGCTCACGTTCTTCCCGCGGCCCGGCGATCAATTCGACGTCGACGCGGCGAACCCGGGGCTCTCGGGCGAGCGCTTCACGCACGGCAGCGGACCGGTGTTCCGCATGGTGATCGCGCTCGGCGGCGAGCAGGGCGTCGAGGGCTGGAACGTGATCCCCGGCGGGCAGTCGGGCATCACGCAGAGCGAGCACTTCGACGATCAGGTGCGCCTCTGGCTCGGCAACGAGACGATCCCGATGCGCTGGCACGTCGAGGACGTCGTCGAGGGCGGCGTCGGTCGCGAGGTGCTCGTTCCGATGCAGTGA
- a CDS encoding SRPBCC domain-containing protein: MPRAIIEASSEIDAPPERVWSILVDLTSYAEWNPFTPRIDASLRVGEPVVLHVAMTPGRPRLVQHEVCTANDASKHELGWGTTMLARFVLHANRVQRLEPLPGGRTRYYTADEFEGLLVPVVMWLYRSDIQRGFDGVARALKAYAERA, translated from the coding sequence GTGCCCAGAGCGATCATCGAAGCGAGCTCCGAGATCGACGCCCCGCCCGAGCGCGTGTGGTCGATCCTCGTCGACCTGACGAGCTACGCGGAGTGGAACCCGTTCACACCGCGCATCGACGCGAGCCTGCGCGTCGGCGAGCCCGTGGTGCTCCACGTCGCGATGACACCCGGCCGGCCGCGGCTGGTGCAGCACGAGGTGTGCACCGCGAACGACGCGAGCAAGCACGAGCTCGGCTGGGGCACGACGATGCTCGCGCGCTTCGTGCTCCACGCGAATCGCGTGCAGCGCCTCGAGCCGCTGCCCGGCGGCCGCACGCGCTACTACACCGCCGACGAGTTCGAGGGCCTGCTCGTGCCCGTGGTGATGTGGCTCTATCGCAGCGACATCCAGCGCGGCTTCGACGGCGTCGCGCGCGCGCTGAAGGCGTACGCCGAGCGCGCTTGA
- a CDS encoding DUF1266 domain-containing protein encodes MEALASVPWWGFCIAAFAFVVTIVGVVVWQVIQSRLEKQEEAQFASGKGLAPPTHPEPLHAWTTMACGVCDGGASWMNESAQAGQNMLVGSWGVSSAVLLDHRLSELAAQQRDAWSLVRALRMVLAARAAGYLDPGGCWNRARPIAQELQHRYPSFDAIAHDYLRGLRAWMQVPPDGSADNPEVQRCAGNVARLAAASWNGVPYRAPL; translated from the coding sequence ATGGAAGCGCTGGCGTCGGTTCCGTGGTGGGGGTTCTGCATCGCCGCGTTCGCGTTCGTCGTGACGATCGTGGGCGTGGTGGTGTGGCAGGTGATCCAGTCGCGCCTCGAGAAGCAGGAAGAGGCTCAGTTCGCGTCGGGGAAGGGGCTCGCACCGCCCACGCATCCCGAGCCGCTGCACGCGTGGACGACGATGGCGTGCGGCGTGTGCGACGGCGGCGCGTCGTGGATGAACGAGAGCGCGCAGGCCGGGCAGAACATGCTGGTCGGCTCGTGGGGCGTGTCGAGCGCGGTGCTGCTCGATCACCGTCTCTCCGAGCTCGCCGCACAGCAGCGCGACGCGTGGAGCCTGGTGCGCGCGCTGCGCATGGTCCTCGCCGCGCGCGCCGCGGGCTACCTCGATCCCGGCGGATGCTGGAACCGCGCGCGACCGATCGCGCAGGAGCTGCAGCACCGCTACCCGTCGTTCGACGCGATCGCGCACGACTACCTGCGCGGCCTGCGCGCCTGGATGCAGGTCCCGCCCGACGGCAGCGCGGACAACCCCGAGGTGCAGCGCTGCGCGGGCAACGTCGCGCGCCTGGCCGCCGCCTCGTGGAACGGCGTCCCCTACCGCGCACCCCTCTGA
- a CDS encoding protein kinase domain-containing protein, whose protein sequence is MFQVGDVIGSYTILAHLRTGGMASLYLARRTGAAGFARLVAIKVVHPRLSEDSGLIRMFVDEAKLTARIEHPNVVHVEELGESEGTYYLVMEYVHGCSLAQLMRSLGRSKRRLSPLVAVAICARVAEGLHAAHETTGDDGQLLNIVHRDVSPQNILLSHRGHVKLIDFGIAKAKLDRGETNTKSLKGKVRYMAPEQATTGRVDRRTDLYALGIVLWELLTMRRLFSGRTEFEILMQVRKPRVVPPSRYATEIPAELDAVVMRALSTSPDERFANAKELRRQLVRALPRAAGIDSAHLADLLVNVVGDALDQERHELPQDVSRVLRAEQQRVVGLEKQEREKSAEQPLDEPAVAAANGVVDAYTLHSGELQYEDESPSDGRDIDDDTEDSGEAAPTERAQRPPAEAFAPRTAIPIQTPDPSRRPIVAPQVTTAPEDDDEDDSPTDVSDEAPVIKSPLPPPLVTPAAVIARPPIDPANDPFRSPDPITPEPRPQDRSLLGYGVALGASMAIGVALALWAPSCEREAATAVPTSPTPETLPVAAPAALDPALAAPPPAPVVVTPSEPSQERPVVAPRPRTATTITPPRPRDEAITPPPVEPPPPRETTIVGGVPIARDLQ, encoded by the coding sequence GTGTTCCAGGTCGGCGACGTCATCGGGAGCTACACGATCCTCGCCCACCTCCGGACGGGCGGGATGGCATCGCTCTATCTCGCGCGCCGTACCGGAGCCGCGGGCTTCGCGCGCTTGGTCGCCATCAAGGTGGTGCACCCACGCCTGTCCGAGGACTCCGGACTCATCCGGATGTTCGTCGACGAGGCGAAGCTCACCGCGCGCATCGAGCACCCGAACGTGGTGCACGTCGAGGAGCTCGGCGAGAGCGAGGGCACCTACTACCTCGTGATGGAGTACGTGCACGGCTGCTCGCTCGCGCAGCTGATGCGCTCGCTCGGTCGATCGAAGCGGCGCCTCTCGCCGCTGGTCGCCGTCGCGATCTGCGCGCGCGTCGCCGAGGGCCTGCACGCCGCGCACGAGACGACCGGTGACGACGGCCAGCTGCTCAACATCGTGCACCGCGACGTGAGCCCGCAGAACATCCTGCTCTCGCATCGCGGCCACGTGAAGCTGATCGACTTCGGCATCGCGAAGGCGAAGCTCGATCGCGGCGAGACCAACACGAAGTCGCTCAAGGGCAAGGTGCGCTACATGGCGCCCGAGCAGGCGACGACGGGCCGGGTCGATCGACGCACCGATCTCTACGCGCTCGGCATCGTGCTCTGGGAGCTGCTCACGATGCGGCGCCTGTTCTCGGGCCGCACCGAGTTCGAGATCCTGATGCAGGTGCGCAAGCCGCGCGTGGTGCCGCCGAGCCGCTACGCGACGGAGATCCCGGCCGAGCTCGACGCGGTCGTGATGCGCGCGCTCTCGACGAGCCCCGACGAGCGCTTCGCGAACGCGAAGGAGCTTCGGCGCCAGCTGGTGCGCGCGCTGCCGCGCGCCGCGGGCATCGACAGCGCGCACCTCGCGGACCTGCTGGTGAACGTCGTCGGCGACGCGCTCGATCAGGAGCGACACGAGCTGCCGCAGGACGTCTCTCGCGTGCTGCGCGCCGAGCAGCAGCGCGTGGTCGGCCTCGAGAAGCAGGAGCGCGAGAAGAGCGCGGAGCAGCCGCTCGACGAGCCCGCGGTCGCCGCGGCGAACGGCGTCGTCGACGCGTACACGCTGCACTCGGGCGAGCTGCAGTACGAGGACGAGTCGCCCTCCGACGGTCGCGACATCGACGACGACACCGAGGACAGCGGCGAGGCCGCGCCCACCGAGCGCGCGCAGCGCCCGCCGGCCGAGGCGTTCGCACCGCGCACCGCGATCCCCATCCAGACGCCGGATCCCTCGCGGCGTCCGATCGTCGCACCCCAGGTCACGACGGCGCCCGAGGACGACGACGAGGACGACAGCCCGACCGACGTCTCCGACGAGGCGCCGGTGATCAAGTCGCCGCTGCCGCCGCCGCTGGTCACGCCCGCGGCGGTGATCGCGCGTCCACCGATCGATCCCGCGAACGATCCCTTCCGCTCTCCGGATCCGATCACGCCCGAGCCGCGCCCGCAGGATCGCAGCCTGCTCGGCTACGGCGTCGCGCTCGGCGCGTCGATGGCGATCGGTGTCGCGCTCGCGCTCTGGGCACCGAGCTGCGAGCGCGAGGCCGCGACCGCGGTGCCGACCTCACCGACGCCCGAGACGCTGCCGGTCGCTGCGCCGGCGGCGCTCGATCCCGCGCTCGCCGCGCCGCCGCCCGCGCCGGTGGTAGTGACGCCGAGCGAGCCCTCGCAGGAGCGCCCCGTCGTCGCTCCGCGCCCGCGCACCGCGACCACGATCACGCCGCCGCGACCGCGCGACGAAGCGATCACGCCGCCGCCCGTCGAGCCCCCGCCGCCGCGCGAGACGACGATCGTCGGTGGCGTCCCGATCGCGCGCGACCTGCAGTGA